Proteins encoded in a region of the Meiothermus sp. QL-1 genome:
- a CDS encoding YceH family protein, which yields MEPLSEIEVRVLGTLIEKQFATPENYPLTENAIRLGANQKNNRNPVMSLSEAEVREALDALQRKKLCGMFREPGARAPKYRQFLDREYRLDPPATVLMALLMLRGPQTLGELRARAESMNHRFASLKEVEAVIERLMELAPQPLVTRLERRPGEREARYAHLLAGAPSPVVPAEAKSELEKRVEALEAELRELRRWVEELIKKGAP from the coding sequence GTGGAGCCCCTATCCGAAATCGAGGTGCGGGTGCTGGGCACCCTGATTGAAAAACAGTTCGCCACACCGGAGAACTACCCGCTGACCGAGAACGCCATCCGGCTCGGGGCCAACCAGAAGAACAACCGCAACCCGGTGATGAGCCTGAGCGAGGCCGAGGTGCGGGAAGCGCTGGACGCTCTACAGCGCAAAAAACTCTGCGGCATGTTCCGCGAGCCGGGGGCTCGAGCGCCCAAATACCGCCAGTTCCTGGACCGGGAGTACCGCCTGGACCCCCCGGCCACCGTGCTGATGGCCCTCCTGATGCTGCGGGGCCCCCAGACCCTGGGAGAGCTTCGGGCCAGGGCTGAGAGCATGAACCACCGCTTCGCCAGCCTGAAGGAGGTGGAGGCGGTGATCGAGCGGCTGATGGAGCTGGCCCCCCAGCCCCTGGTGACCCGCCTCGAGCGCCGGCCCGGCGAGCGGGAGGCCCGCTACGCCCACCTGCTGGCAGGCGCACCCTCGCCGGTAGTACCGGCAGAGGCCAAGAGCGAGCTGGAAAAAAGGGTGGAGGCCCTCGAGGCCGAGCTGCGGGAGTTGCGCCGGTGGGTGGAGGAGCTAATAAAAAAAGGCGCCCCGTAG